A region of Chloracidobacterium sp. DNA encodes the following proteins:
- the carB gene encoding carbamoyl-phosphate synthase large subunit translates to MPRRTDIHKILIIGSGPIIIGQACEFDYSGTQACRALKQEGFEVVLVNSNPATIMTDPEIADRTYIEPLTLETVTAIIEKERPDALLPTVGGQTGLNLSVELYEQGILDKYKVKLIGANIDAIKVGEDRELFKAAMDEIGIESPKGGFAHNWEEAAKIVEEIGYPAIIRPSYTLGGTGGGTAFNPDEYEEIAKGGLAVSPISQILVEESILGWKEYELEVMRDLNDNVVIICSIENFDPMGVHTGDSITVAPAQTLTDVEYQRLRDMSKACIRKVGVETGGSNIQFAINPANGDVRIIEMNPRVSRSSALASKATGFPIAKIAAKLAVGYTLDEIPNDITKKTPASFEPTIDYVVTKIPKWAFEKFPGAEDVLGTQMKSVGEVMAIGRTFKESLFKGLRSLEAVKPLRLQEVSDAKLQRKLARPNSQRFSYLTYALQSGYSTEEVHRLTMIDPWFLDQLSQVMEFQASLDSKPLAEYTAEDLRTAKEYGLSDRRLFYMTGSSEAEVREYRKKLGVLPVYKRVDTCGAEFESFTPYMYSTYEEECEATPTDRRKIMILGSGPNRIGQGIEFDYCCCHASFALRDADIETIMVNCNPETVSTDYDTSDRLYFEPLTFEDVMNIVDVEKPDGVIVQFGGQTPLNLASRLHEADVPIIGTSPDSIDLAEDRKRFGALLESLKIPCPDNSSVTSVEEAKTVANKIGYPIVVRPSFVLGGRAMAIVYDEQSLNEYMRMATDASPEKPILIDKFLERAAEIDVDALADETAVVIAGIQEHIEEAGVHSGDSSSVLPTQKIAVEHLETIQHYTRLLANALKVKGLMNIQFAVKDNRVYVLEVNPRASRTVPFVAKATGVPIAKIASLVMAGERKLKDFNLPDVLPVPKIFVKSPVFPFKKFAGFDPVLGPEMRSTGEVMGIGATFGEAYGKAMEGAGLKLPLAGRAFISVNEADKGQAVVIARRLTKLGFVLVATYGTAKRLHEVGLECETVFKVNEGRPNIADVIRQGEIALIINTPLGKASHYDEKAIRKAALQFNIPCVTTITGAEALVEAIGTKLSAKAVNVNSLQEIHSSRRIASHESN, encoded by the coding sequence ATGCCGAGACGCACCGATATACACAAGATCCTCATAATAGGTTCGGGCCCGATTATTATCGGGCAGGCGTGCGAATTTGATTATTCGGGAACGCAAGCGTGTCGGGCGTTGAAACAAGAGGGCTTCGAGGTCGTGCTGGTTAATTCCAATCCGGCCACGATCATGACCGACCCTGAGATCGCGGACCGTACCTATATTGAACCGCTGACGCTTGAAACTGTCACGGCCATCATCGAAAAGGAACGTCCGGACGCACTTCTTCCCACCGTAGGAGGTCAGACTGGACTTAATCTGTCGGTCGAGCTTTACGAGCAGGGAATTTTGGACAAATACAAGGTCAAACTGATCGGGGCAAACATTGATGCGATCAAAGTTGGCGAAGACCGTGAGCTTTTTAAGGCTGCGATGGACGAGATAGGTATCGAGAGTCCGAAGGGCGGCTTTGCACACAACTGGGAAGAGGCGGCGAAGATCGTAGAAGAGATCGGTTATCCGGCAATTATTCGTCCTAGCTATACGCTTGGCGGCACTGGCGGCGGCACAGCGTTCAATCCCGATGAATATGAAGAGATCGCTAAAGGCGGACTTGCGGTATCGCCGATCTCGCAGATATTGGTCGAAGAATCGATCCTTGGTTGGAAGGAATACGAGCTTGAGGTCATGCGTGACCTCAATGACAACGTCGTCATTATTTGCTCGATCGAGAACTTTGACCCGATGGGCGTTCATACCGGAGATTCGATAACGGTTGCTCCGGCACAAACTCTGACCGATGTTGAATACCAGCGACTTCGTGATATGTCGAAGGCTTGCATCCGAAAGGTCGGTGTCGAAACGGGCGGTTCGAATATACAATTTGCAATTAACCCCGCAAATGGCGATGTGCGGATCATCGAGATGAATCCTCGTGTTTCACGTTCGTCGGCTCTGGCGTCGAAGGCTACAGGATTTCCCATTGCAAAGATCGCTGCAAAACTCGCTGTTGGTTACACGCTTGACGAGATACCGAATGACATCACAAAAAAGACTCCGGCGTCGTTTGAGCCGACGATAGACTATGTCGTCACAAAGATACCAAAGTGGGCCTTTGAGAAGTTTCCGGGTGCCGAAGACGTGCTCGGGACGCAGATGAAATCTGTCGGCGAAGTGATGGCGATTGGTCGTACATTCAAAGAATCTTTATTTAAGGGGTTGCGTTCATTAGAGGCTGTTAAACCATTGCGTTTACAGGAGGTTTCGGACGCTAAGCTTCAACGCAAATTGGCCCGTCCAAATTCACAGCGATTCTCTTACCTCACTTATGCATTACAGAGTGGCTATTCGACAGAAGAGGTTCATCGATTGACGATGATCGATCCATGGTTCCTCGATCAACTCTCCCAAGTAATGGAATTTCAGGCGAGTCTCGATTCGAAACCACTTGCCGAATATACTGCGGAGGATCTCAGAACGGCAAAAGAATATGGGCTCTCGGACCGTCGACTTTTTTATATGACAGGATCGTCTGAGGCTGAGGTTCGCGAATATCGCAAAAAGCTTGGCGTTCTGCCAGTTTATAAACGTGTCGATACCTGCGGTGCGGAATTCGAATCTTTTACGCCGTACATGTATTCGACATATGAAGAAGAATGCGAAGCCACGCCCACCGACAGGCGAAAGATAATGATTCTTGGCTCCGGGCCAAATCGTATCGGGCAGGGAATCGAATTCGATTATTGCTGTTGCCACGCGAGTTTCGCCCTGCGCGATGCCGACATCGAGACCATTATGGTCAACTGCAATCCGGAAACTGTTTCAACGGATTATGATACTTCGGATAGATTGTATTTTGAGCCGCTGACGTTTGAGGATGTGATGAATATCGTCGATGTCGAAAAACCGGACGGTGTGATCGTACAATTTGGCGGGCAAACGCCGCTAAATCTTGCAAGCAGGTTGCACGAAGCCGACGTCCCGATTATTGGCACCTCGCCCGATTCGATAGACCTTGCCGAGGACAGAAAGCGTTTTGGGGCATTGCTCGAGAGTCTGAAAATACCATGTCCTGATAATTCCAGCGTTACTTCAGTAGAAGAAGCTAAAACTGTTGCAAACAAAATAGGTTACCCGATTGTTGTGCGGCCAAGCTTTGTGCTCGGCGGGCGTGCGATGGCTATTGTCTATGACGAGCAATCGCTGAATGAATATATGCGTATGGCGACCGACGCTTCGCCGGAAAAACCGATTCTGATCGACAAATTCCTCGAACGGGCTGCCGAGATAGATGTTGATGCTTTGGCCGACGAAACCGCTGTCGTGATCGCCGGAATCCAAGAGCATATCGAAGAAGCCGGCGTTCATTCGGGGGATTCATCATCCGTTTTGCCGACGCAGAAAATTGCCGTCGAACATCTCGAAACGATCCAACATTACACACGGCTTCTCGCGAACGCACTAAAGGTCAAAGGGCTGATGAACATTCAATTTGCGGTAAAAGATAATCGTGTTTATGTTCTCGAGGTCAATCCGCGAGCGTCTCGGACGGTGCCGTTCGTTGCAAAAGCAACTGGTGTTCCGATAGCCAAGATTGCTTCGCTTGTGATGGCGGGCGAAAGGAAACTGAAAGACTTCAATTTGCCGGATGTTTTGCCTGTGCCGAAGATCTTCGTTAAATCGCCAGTTTTTCCTTTCAAAAAATTTGCAGGCTTTGATCCCGTGCTTGGTCCTGAGATGCGCTCAACAGGTGAAGTGATGGGCATCGGAGCAACATTCGGCGAAGCTTACGGCAAAGCGATGGAAGGTGCCGGTTTAAAGCTGCCACTCGCTGGCCGCGCGTTTATTTCGGTGAACGAGGCTGACAAAGGACAGGCAGTTGTGATCGCTCGTCGTCTGACAAAGCTGGGTTTCGTACTTGTTGCAACATACGGCACTGCTAAACGCCTCCACGAGGTCGGCCTCGAATGTGAAACAGTTTTCAAGGTCAACGAAGGCCGCCCTAACATCGCCGACGTGATCCGCCAAGGTGAGATCGCCCTAATCATCAACACACCACTAGGCAAAGCTTCACATTACGACGAAAAGGCAATAAGAAAAGCCGCACTGCAATTCAATATTCCGTGTGTGACGACAATCACCGGCGCCGAAGCTCTTGTTGAGGCGATCGGAACAAAGTTGTCCGCAAAGGCGGTGAATGTAAACAGTCTGCAGGAAATTCACAGCAGTAGGCGTATCGCCTCACACGAAAGCAACTAA
- a CDS encoding tetratricopeptide repeat protein — MFRVRRRLSLFLSISAFLSTLPCPTNVKAQDLVATEDVAGGSSVFVFRESRKRPQARSAGGRAILGEGIGGGGAQGRSARSNAQIAAAAQKRRLAAIAARKRAVAIAAANRKVKLSNTLTTKAEGFLDNNQTDTAITNYRDALVQNPKNSRASEGLSNALTAKGIETAGETNNQSALVYFNEAVKFDKQNDVAYAKIGAIYDAIGQKDKATVNYEKALAINPEYTMLYPPLGLLYLDAGEIAKAETYLRKSDAAGLDTVETRFLQGVLHFKNNQNPDALAAFDRALELNSRSAEALYYRGQTLDRMGQPDQAIAAYKQTLVIAPTFGPASFDLGVNYYNKGDYQNAAVAYQNAVQIDPNNYQAHANLASTYRQMERFPEANAEYKLASVGIKNPDLYSEWGYCLGKTNEWDKSVVRLKEASDMSPSAVDNSNVGWAYYNSGNSQTAEKNDAAARADYELAKSYSQKATEQDPKLDAAYLNLGSTHNKLGEFQLAVSVLKTALGLRSNWVIATNQLGLGYRGMNDLVNAVATFKQVVNLDGNNTFGLFNLGESYYASGNKKEAKKINDKLKKLDPSLAATLDSVISGKVLIDATKQKIEQKVPKVPRVPF; from the coding sequence ATGTTTCGCGTAAGACGTAGATTATCGCTTTTCCTATCGATCTCGGCCTTTCTGTCGACCTTGCCTTGCCCGACAAATGTTAAAGCTCAGGACCTTGTCGCGACGGAGGACGTAGCGGGCGGCTCGAGTGTATTTGTCTTTCGCGAATCCCGAAAAAGGCCACAGGCTAGATCTGCAGGGGGTCGGGCAATTCTTGGAGAAGGGATCGGCGGCGGAGGTGCGCAGGGCAGAAGTGCTCGTTCAAATGCGCAGATAGCGGCGGCGGCACAGAAAAGGCGCCTTGCCGCAATAGCAGCGCGAAAACGTGCGGTTGCGATCGCTGCGGCAAACCGTAAGGTAAAATTATCTAACACGCTAACCACAAAAGCTGAAGGCTTTTTGGACAACAACCAAACTGACACTGCGATCACAAATTACCGCGACGCTCTCGTTCAGAATCCAAAAAACAGCCGTGCTTCGGAAGGATTGAGCAACGCCTTGACGGCAAAGGGTATTGAGACCGCAGGCGAAACGAATAACCAATCTGCACTCGTTTACTTTAACGAAGCGGTCAAGTTCGACAAGCAAAACGACGTTGCATACGCAAAGATTGGAGCGATTTATGACGCCATCGGGCAAAAGGACAAAGCTACAGTAAATTACGAAAAAGCTCTAGCGATAAACCCCGAATACACGATGTTGTATCCGCCGCTTGGGCTTTTGTATTTGGACGCGGGCGAGATCGCGAAGGCGGAGACCTACCTTCGGAAGTCGGACGCGGCAGGATTAGATACGGTGGAGACGCGCTTTCTGCAAGGTGTTTTGCATTTCAAGAATAACCAGAATCCTGACGCACTCGCCGCGTTTGATCGTGCCTTGGAATTGAATAGCCGCTCGGCTGAAGCTTTATATTATCGTGGGCAAACACTTGACCGAATGGGTCAGCCAGATCAGGCGATAGCGGCATATAAACAAACCCTTGTGATAGCTCCGACATTTGGTCCCGCGTCGTTCGATCTAGGCGTTAATTATTACAATAAGGGCGATTACCAAAATGCCGCAGTCGCTTATCAAAACGCGGTGCAGATCGACCCAAATAATTATCAGGCCCATGCAAATCTTGCGAGTACATATCGTCAGATGGAGCGTTTTCCTGAGGCCAATGCCGAGTACAAACTTGCCTCGGTAGGCATCAAGAATCCCGACCTTTACAGCGAATGGGGCTATTGCCTCGGCAAGACTAACGAATGGGATAAATCAGTTGTGAGACTTAAGGAAGCAAGCGATATGAGCCCAAGTGCCGTCGATAATTCAAACGTCGGCTGGGCGTATTATAACTCCGGCAATTCCCAGACGGCAGAAAAAAATGATGCTGCAGCCAGGGCCGATTATGAACTCGCTAAATCGTATTCGCAAAAAGCGACCGAACAAGATCCAAAACTCGACGCCGCTTATCTCAACCTCGGATCAACGCACAATAAACTCGGTGAATTTCAGCTTGCCGTAAGTGTTCTAAAAACAGCTCTCGGGCTGCGTAGTAATTGGGTGATCGCAACGAATCAACTTGGACTTGGATACCGTGGAATGAACGATCTTGTCAACGCAGTTGCGACCTTCAAACAAGTGGTCAATCTTGACGGTAATAATACCTTTGGTCTTTTCAATCTTGGCGAATCCTATTACGCCAGCGGCAACAAAAAAGAGGCGAAAAAGATCAATGACAAACTTAAGAAACTTGACCCATCGCTGGCTGCCACTCTCGACAGCGTGATCTCGGGCAAAGTACTCATCGATGCGACAAAACAAAAGATCGAGCAAAAAGTGCCTAAAGTACCGCGAGTGCCTTTTTAG
- a CDS encoding UDP-N-acetylmuramate dehydrogenase yields the protein MKPLLEIQKDVPLAPLTTLKIGGNARFFVVAQDETQVAEAFAFAEKESLDIFVLGGGSNVLISDTGFDGLVIHIGLRGVVSEPPAVEAGNIKLLTAQAGEDWDNFVAYCVEHDLAGVECLSGIPGFVGGTPVQNVGAYGQEVSETIVSVRCFDQKTKEFGTLTNADCGFAYRTSIFNSTDRDRYIVLSVTFALRHGGEPKIAYKDLKEHFGETRPSLGKVRDAVLQIRRSKSMVINPDDPNSKSAGSFFKNPVVEKSKLRELLALNENVPSFAFGNKVKIPAAWLIENAGFHKGFAIGNAGISSKHTLALINRGNASAEELVLLKNEIQEMVESKFGIALQPEPVFVGFI from the coding sequence TTGAAACCTCTACTCGAAATACAAAAAGACGTTCCGCTTGCACCGCTGACAACTCTCAAGATCGGTGGCAACGCACGTTTTTTTGTTGTTGCCCAAGATGAAACTCAGGTAGCCGAGGCGTTTGCATTTGCTGAAAAGGAATCGCTCGATATTTTTGTTCTTGGCGGCGGCAGTAATGTCTTGATCTCAGACACGGGGTTTGACGGATTGGTGATCCATATCGGGTTGCGAGGGGTCGTCTCAGAACCACCTGCGGTAGAGGCTGGAAATATTAAATTGTTGACCGCTCAAGCCGGGGAAGATTGGGATAACTTTGTTGCTTATTGCGTTGAACATGATCTCGCCGGTGTCGAATGCCTCAGCGGTATTCCTGGTTTCGTTGGCGGAACACCGGTACAAAATGTTGGAGCTTACGGACAGGAAGTTTCTGAGACGATAGTTTCCGTTCGATGTTTTGACCAGAAAACGAAAGAGTTTGGTACGCTTACAAACGCCGACTGCGGGTTTGCATACAGGACCAGCATTTTTAATTCGACCGACCGAGATCGTTATATTGTTTTGAGTGTGACTTTTGCTCTTCGTCACGGCGGCGAGCCGAAAATCGCTTACAAAGATCTGAAGGAACATTTTGGAGAAACGAGACCATCACTTGGCAAAGTTCGAGATGCTGTTTTACAAATCCGGCGCTCAAAATCAATGGTAATCAACCCGGATGATCCTAATTCAAAAAGCGCCGGTTCGTTCTTTAAAAATCCGGTTGTTGAAAAAAGTAAGTTACGAGAGTTGCTCGCGCTAAACGAAAATGTTCCTTCTTTCGCGTTTGGCAACAAAGTGAAAATTCCCGCGGCATGGCTGATCGAGAATGCCGGATTCCACAAAGGATTTGCTATCGGTAACGCGGGAATTTCCTCAAAGCATACACTGGCTCTAATCAATCGCGGCAATGCGTCGGCTGAAGAATTAGTTCTATTGAAGAATGAAATCCAAGAAATGGTTGAATCAAAATTTGGCATTGCACTTCAGCCTGAGCCTGTTTTTGTCGGGTTCATCTAG
- a CDS encoding tetratricopeptide repeat protein — MMFSKNRHFQIVISAFLVATFWLMPIVASTQDLVAVSSITGGSSVFVFRSGARSARRVTVARPARTQTARIQTVSRIKKQYETIAKTAPKINRAAAVAPDRLPPQKNTMPPAQAAKLFAGVGEYFIDKGELDNAIDKFRDALSLDSKNVAAKLGLSEALALKGNDRLERELPKEAKALFLEALQFDPKNSAAYFGLGEVYGELDQTSEAIANYEKALETNKELTEIYVPLGILYFQTGEIAKADTMLTKAVEASPERAETQYFFGLVRAAQGKNEEAVEAFKKARTIDPNYAESFGRLGDTLVALKRSADAIPEYKKAVELKNNYFEAWFGLGGAQYDTGNYAESLIAFTNAKRIRNDSWETYAGLGDASLKLGNFNDAASNFDLAATFVTRNPDFNKEVAADLYSKRGFAIGQQCPINQTKFLPCQWASAIKALEKAVELGGKPIDYTNLGWAYFNASRVDRDNKLIAEQQAKLQLAKTNLQRAIDANPPFVDSARQNLGAVQNDLGDFKGAIDTLKQVVAKQPDWTFTRYALGSAYFKDGDYDNAADAFRAALDKDPNYIAALSSLGSVEVKRKNLKEANKIVELLKAKDPVAARNLAQEIKLSGFKLKN, encoded by the coding sequence ATGATGTTTTCTAAAAACCGACATTTTCAAATCGTGATCTCGGCGTTTCTGGTTGCGACATTTTGGCTGATGCCCATCGTGGCAAGCACTCAAGACCTTGTCGCGGTCAGCAGTATAACAGGCGGTTCTAGCGTTTTTGTATTTCGCAGCGGTGCTCGATCGGCAAGGCGCGTTACGGTCGCCAGGCCTGCTCGTACTCAGACGGCTCGAATTCAGACTGTTTCACGCATTAAGAAGCAGTACGAAACAATTGCCAAAACGGCTCCTAAAATTAATCGAGCCGCCGCTGTTGCACCGGATAGACTTCCGCCTCAGAAAAATACGATGCCTCCCGCTCAAGCGGCAAAGCTTTTTGCCGGTGTCGGTGAATACTTTATCGATAAAGGCGAACTGGACAACGCCATTGACAAGTTTCGCGATGCTCTGAGCCTTGACAGCAAAAATGTCGCGGCGAAATTGGGTTTAAGCGAAGCTCTTGCGTTGAAGGGAAATGACCGGTTGGAGCGGGAACTTCCTAAGGAAGCAAAGGCGTTGTTTTTGGAAGCCTTGCAATTCGATCCAAAAAATTCAGCGGCGTATTTTGGCTTAGGCGAAGTTTATGGCGAGCTTGATCAGACGAGCGAAGCTATCGCAAATTATGAAAAGGCGTTGGAGACTAACAAAGAATTGACGGAAATTTATGTTCCGCTCGGAATCCTCTATTTTCAGACCGGCGAGATCGCAAAGGCTGACACGATGCTGACCAAGGCGGTCGAGGCTTCACCCGAACGAGCAGAGACACAGTACTTTTTTGGTCTCGTTAGAGCCGCGCAAGGTAAGAACGAAGAAGCTGTAGAGGCATTTAAAAAGGCTCGCACCATCGATCCAAATTATGCTGAGTCATTCGGAAGGTTAGGAGACACGCTGGTCGCACTCAAACGATCTGCCGACGCGATTCCCGAATATAAAAAAGCTGTCGAATTAAAGAATAATTATTTTGAAGCTTGGTTCGGACTCGGCGGCGCTCAATATGACACCGGAAACTACGCGGAGTCATTGATCGCATTTACAAATGCGAAACGGATCAGGAACGACAGTTGGGAAACTTATGCCGGACTCGGCGATGCAAGTTTGAAACTCGGAAACTTTAATGACGCTGCGTCAAATTTTGATCTCGCGGCTACATTTGTTACACGAAACCCGGATTTCAATAAAGAGGTTGCGGCCGATCTTTACAGCAAACGGGGATTTGCGATAGGCCAGCAATGCCCTATCAATCAAACGAAGTTCCTTCCATGTCAATGGGCGTCGGCTATAAAGGCTCTTGAAAAGGCGGTTGAGCTTGGCGGAAAACCGATCGACTATACAAATCTTGGCTGGGCATATTTTAATGCGTCGCGCGTTGACCGTGACAACAAGTTGATTGCTGAGCAGCAGGCGAAACTTCAATTGGCCAAGACGAACTTGCAACGAGCCATTGATGCAAATCCTCCGTTTGTTGATAGCGCACGGCAAAATCTCGGTGCGGTCCAGAATGATTTGGGCGATTTTAAGGGAGCGATCGACACCTTGAAACAAGTTGTAGCTAAACAACCTGATTGGACTTTTACGAGATACGCTCTCGGCTCGGCTTATTTCAAGGACGGTGACTACGACAATGCTGCCGATGCGTTTCGAGCTGCATTAGATAAGGACCCGAATTACATTGCGGCGTTGTCGAGCCTTGGAAGCGTCGAGGTAAAACGCAAGAACCTAAAGGAAGCCAACAAGATAGTCGAGCTGCTAAAAGCAAAAGATCCTGTTGCGGCCAGAAATCTCGCTCAAGAAATAAAGTTGTCGGGCTTTAAGCTGAAGAACTAG
- a CDS encoding class I SAM-dependent methyltransferase, protein MTDFEDAINNLDLQLFEKIPSQSTDRDKQSLLACELAVRELTPEYNYLEIGSYLGGSIQPHLLDPKCRRIYSLDKRPHSQPDARGFEFVYENNSTARMMEKLAAVSENREKITTIDGDSKSIDPAEIKDKIQLCFIDGEHTDEAVFADFKFCLRVLDDRGAVVFHDAQITYNGIADCIAYLEKNDIKYTAYALPNIVFVIEVGDFPLHKNPAISVRLRDNHHSYLFALQNNDHYRRFATRFPFGMLRRLMLKVRGGNVSE, encoded by the coding sequence ATGACCGATTTCGAAGATGCCATTAATAACCTTGATCTTCAGCTTTTTGAGAAGATACCCAGCCAATCCACTGACCGTGACAAGCAATCGTTGTTGGCGTGCGAACTAGCCGTGCGTGAATTGACGCCTGAATACAATTATCTTGAGATCGGGTCGTATCTTGGCGGGAGCATACAGCCGCATTTGCTCGATCCGAAATGCCGGCGGATATATTCGCTCGACAAACGGCCGCATTCGCAGCCTGACGCTCGTGGATTTGAATTTGTTTACGAGAATAATTCGACGGCTCGGATGATGGAAAAGCTTGCTGCTGTTTCTGAGAACAGGGAGAAGATCACCACCATCGACGGCGATTCAAAGAGCATTGATCCAGCCGAGATAAAGGACAAGATCCAGCTTTGCTTTATAGACGGCGAACACACGGACGAAGCTGTCTTCGCAGATTTTAAATTTTGTCTGCGTGTGCTCGATGATCGCGGCGCAGTTGTTTTTCATGACGCGCAGATCACCTATAACGGCATAGCCGATTGCATCGCGTATTTGGAAAAGAACGATATTAAGTATACGGCTTACGCCTTACCGAATATTGTATTTGTCATCGAGGTCGGTGATTTTCCGCTGCACAAAAATCCGGCGATCTCTGTAAGGCTTAGAGACAATCATCATAGCTATTTGTTCGCCTTGCAAAACAACGATCATTACCGCCGATTTGCAACAAGGTTTCCGTTTGGAATGCTGCGGCGTTTGATGCTAAAAGTAAGAGGCGGAAATGTCAGCGAATAA
- a CDS encoding elongation factor G has protein sequence MKAFATENIRNLAVIGHGDAGKTQLVSSLLHVAGSSPRWGKVDEGTTVTDHDEDSIARKVSLNNNFAHTEYKDTKVNLIDTPGYAAFVSHARPALRVVDCALVVVDGVHGIEVQTEKTWQYANEFMLPRFMVINKLDKEHSDFGHAMDTAAQSFARSIVPFTLPIGSEANFKGVVDVVHQKAYEFDSDGKAKEIPIPEAGKELFQSTRERIIELVAESDDALMEEYFENGTLPEEKIYPNLAKAIAAGKLCPVYAVSATNGVGLSILLDHIVEFAPDPAHHEMEYGFADNDMTGDRVNRKYSNDEPFSAYVFRTIADPFAGRINVMKVVSGKISSDATVRNSTRDTDERLGALHVIAGKTLDKVNEAATGDIIAVVKLKDTQTGDTLCDKAKPIVYPKVEYPEAAISFAIEPKSRADEDKISGALHKILEEDPSLHFHRDPQTNEFILSGSGQLHIETVVKKLEQRYHVEVTLHPPKVPYKETITQQAEVQGRHKKQSGGRGQFGDCKVIFEPLERGAGFEWVDKIFGGSVPQNFRPAIEKGIIEAAAGGAVAGYPLVDFKVTLIDGSFHAVDSDEHSFRAAGRKAFRAAMEKVKPTLLEPIMDVEVFTPQEVSGDIMGDLNSRRGRVAGMEVRGKQQVIKAKVPLSEMLDYQSKLNSVTQARGSYHMQFSHYDPLPHNLADKVIQEAVAAGRVRAHEEDD, from the coding sequence ATGAAAGCATTCGCAACTGAGAACATCAGAAATCTGGCTGTCATTGGACACGGCGACGCGGGTAAAACCCAACTCGTCAGTTCCCTGCTCCACGTCGCCGGATCGTCACCACGCTGGGGAAAGGTCGATGAAGGAACGACCGTCACCGATCACGACGAAGACTCGATCGCACGAAAGGTCTCGCTCAACAACAATTTTGCCCACACAGAATACAAAGACACAAAAGTTAATCTCATCGACACGCCGGGCTATGCAGCTTTTGTCTCGCATGCTCGGCCTGCTCTTCGCGTTGTCGATTGTGCGCTCGTTGTAGTTGACGGCGTGCACGGCATCGAGGTGCAGACCGAAAAGACTTGGCAATACGCAAATGAGTTTATGCTGCCGCGTTTCATGGTCATCAACAAGCTTGATAAGGAACATTCCGATTTCGGCCATGCGATGGACACGGCGGCTCAATCGTTTGCCCGTTCGATCGTCCCGTTTACGCTGCCGATCGGAAGTGAAGCTAACTTTAAAGGCGTAGTCGATGTCGTGCATCAAAAGGCTTACGAATTTGACTCCGACGGAAAGGCAAAGGAGATTCCGATCCCGGAAGCTGGAAAGGAACTCTTCCAATCAACCCGCGAACGCATAATCGAGCTCGTCGCCGAATCGGACGACGCCCTGATGGAAGAGTATTTCGAAAATGGCACGCTACCCGAGGAAAAGATCTACCCGAACCTCGCCAAAGCCATCGCCGCTGGCAAACTCTGTCCTGTATATGCGGTTTCGGCGACAAACGGCGTGGGCCTTTCGATCCTGCTCGATCATATCGTCGAGTTCGCACCCGATCCGGCGCACCACGAGATGGAGTACGGATTTGCGGACAACGATATGACCGGTGACCGGGTCAATCGAAAATATTCGAACGACGAACCTTTTTCGGCCTACGTTTTCCGCACGATCGCCGATCCTTTCGCCGGCCGCATCAACGTGATGAAGGTCGTCAGCGGTAAAATTTCGTCTGACGCCACCGTTCGCAATTCAACCCGAGACACAGACGAACGCCTCGGCGCACTGCACGTGATCGCCGGCAAAACGCTCGACAAGGTCAACGAAGCCGCGACCGGCGACATCATCGCCGTGGTCAAGCTCAAGGACACACAAACCGGCGACACGCTCTGCGACAAGGCAAAACCGATCGTCTATCCAAAGGTCGAATATCCCGAAGCGGCGATCTCGTTCGCCATCGAGCCAAAATCTCGGGCAGACGAAGACAAGATCTCAGGAGCGTTGCATAAAATTCTCGAAGAAGATCCGTCGCTCCACTTTCACCGCGACCCGCAGACCAATGAGTTCATTCTTTCCGGTTCCGGTCAGCTTCACATCGAGACTGTCGTCAAAAAACTCGAACAGCGATATCACGTCGAGGTGACGCTGCATCCGCCAAAAGTTCCGTACAAGGAAACGATCACGCAGCAGGCAGAGGTTCAGGGCCGTCACAAGAAACAGTCCGGCGGTCGCGGCCAATTTGGCGATTGCAAGGTCATCTTTGAACCGCTCGAACGCGGAGCAGGCTTTGAGTGGGTCGATAAGATATTCGGCGGCTCTGTGCCGCAGAATTTCCGTCCGGCCATCGAGAAAGGCATCATCGAGGCCGCCGCAGGCGGCGCCGTTGCGGGTTATCCGCTGGTAGATTTTAAGGTAACGCTAATCGACGGCAGTTTCCACGCGGTCGATTCCGACGAGCATAGTTTCCGCGCCGCCGGCCGCAAGGCATTTCGCGCCGCAATGGAAAAGGTCAAACCGACCCTGCTCGAACCGATAATGGACGTCGAGGTTTTCACACCGCAGGAAGTTTCCGGCGACATCATGGGTGATCTCAATTCACGTCGCGGCCGCGTGGCCGGCATGGAAGTCCGTGGTAAACAGCAAGTTATCAAAGCCAAGGTCCCGCTCTCCGAAATGCTCGATTACCAATCGAAACTTAACAGTGTCACGCAAGCTCGCGGCTCGTACCACATGCAGTTCTCGCACTACGACCCGCTGCCGCATAACCTGGCAGACAAAGTCATCCAAGAAGCCGTGGCCGCCGGCCGTGTCCGTGCTCACGAAGAGGACGATTAA